A window of the Oryza brachyantha chromosome 5, ObraRS2, whole genome shotgun sequence genome harbors these coding sequences:
- the LOC102716869 gene encoding E3 ubiquitin-protein ligase XB3, translating to MGHGVSCARTGDEHDFFRAAQLGDLDSLAALLAADPSLARRATLYDRLSVLHIAAANGRIEVLSMFLDRGAPPDAVNRQKQTPLMLAAMHGKIDCVLKLLQAGANILMFDSVHARTCLHHAAYYGHVDCLQAILSAAQTTPVADSWGFARFVNVRDDHGATPLHLAARQGRPGCVQVLLENGAIVSALTGSYGFPGSTSLHLAARSGNLDCIRKLLAWGADRLQRDSAGRIPYSVALKRNHGACAALLNPSSAEPMVWPSPLKFISELDPEAKALLEAALMEANREREKKILNGTKYSLPSPSPYDDSADDDACSEVSDTELCCICFDQACTIEVQDCGHQMCAPCTLALCCHNKPNPTTLTPPSPACPFCRGSISRLVVAQTKSACDPDKPASPQLTRRRSRRSHNLSEGSSSFKGLSSAMGSFSKLGRGSSRMADSDSATLDKPEHDL from the exons ATGGGTCACGGGGTCAGCTGCGCCCGCACCGGCGACGAGCACGACTTCTTCCGCGCCGCGCAGCTCGGCGACCTCGActccctcgccgccctcctcgccgccgacccctccctcgcccgccgcgccaccctcTACGACCGCCTCTCCGTCCTccacatcgccgccgccaatggCCGCATCGAG GTGCTCTCCATGTTCTTGGATCGCGGGGCGCCACCGGACGCGGTGAATCGCCAAAAGCAG ACGCCGCTGATGCTCGCGGCCATGCACGGCAAGATCGACTGCGTGCTCAAGCTCCTCCAGGCCGGCGCAAAT ATCTTGATGTTCGACTCGGTGCACGCGAGGACCTGCCTCCACCACGCGGCCTACTACGGCCACGTCGACTGCCTGCAGGCCATCCTCTCCGCCGCGCAGACCACGCCGGTGGCCGACTCATG GGGTTTCGCCCGGTTCGTCAACGTCAGGGACGACCACGGCGCCACGCCGCTGCATCTCGCAGCCAGGCAGGGGCGACCGGGGTGTGTGCAGGTGTTGCTGGAGAACGGCGCCATTGTGTCGGCTCTGACCGGATCATATGG CTTCCCTGGAAGCACGTCGCTGCATTTGGCTGCTCGTAGCGGGAACTTGGATTGCATCAGGAAGCTGCTTGCCTGGGGAGCTGATCGGCTCCAAAGGGATTCGGCTGG GAGAATTCCCTATTCCGTTGCACTAAAGCGCAACCATGGAGCATGTGCAGCTTTGCTAAACCCTTCATCAGCAGAGCCTATGGTGTGGCCATCTCCACTTAAGTTCATCAGTGAGCTTGACCCAGAAGCTAAGGCTCTCCTGGAAGCAGCTCTGATGGAAGCCAacagggagagggagaagaaaaTCTTGAATGGCACAAAGTACTCCCTTCCATCCCCTTCACCTTATGATGACAGTGCTGATGACGATGCATGCTCGGAG GTGAGCGACACGGAGCTCTGCTGCATCTGCTTCGACCAGGCTTGCACCATTGAGGTGCAAGATTGTGGGCATCAAATGTGCGCACCGTGCACGCTGGCACTGTGCTGTCACAACAAACCCAACCCGACGACCCTGACACCGCCATCACCAGCCTGCCCATTCTGCCGTGGCAGCATCTCACGGCTGGTGGTGGCCCAAACAAAGTCTGCTTGTGATCCTGACAAGCCAGCATCCCCGCAGCTCACCCGGAGGCGGTCTCGGCGATCTCACAACCTCAGTgagggcagcagcagcttcaaAGGGCTATCTTCGGCCATGGGCTCCTTCTCCAAGCTTGGCCGTGGCTCGAGCCGCATGGCGGACAGTGACAGCGCTACCCTGGACAAGCCTGAGCACGATCTATAA